In Candidatus Palauibacter soopunensis, the genomic stretch CGTGACCCGGTCGTGCAAATCACGCGGGAATCTGCATGATTATGGGAGACAAGCCCGCCTACTCGTCGGATTCGGGACGGCGCCGCTGCCTCTTCGTGAGGGAGCGGCGCCGTTTCTCTTTCAGCCGTTCCTCCCGGGAGGCCCGGCTGGGCTTCGTCGGGCGGCGGGGCCTGGGGGTGTGCTCCCGCTCCCGGAGGGCGGCGCGGAGCCGAGCCAGGGCGCGGGCGCGGTTGCGGTGTTGACTGCGGGACTCGCGCGCGGTCACGACGATGCCGGTGGGGCGGTGCGTGAGCCGGACGGCCGACTCCGTCTTGTTCTGGTGCTGGCCGCCCGGACCGCCGGCCCGGAACGTCTCGACCGTGCACTCGGCGAGCA encodes the following:
- a CDS encoding peptide chain release factor-like protein encodes the protein MSAAESRSDEELLAECTVETFRAGGPGGQHQNKTESAVRLTHRPTGIVVTARESRSQHRNRARALARLRAALREREHTPRPRRPTKPSRASREERLKEKRRRSLTKRQRRRPESDE